In one window of Streptomyces coeruleoprunus DNA:
- a CDS encoding MFS transporter: protein MDGERRGWYPCLLGGAVFAVCMAGTTLPTPLYGLYQEKFGFSELIVTVVYAVYAFGVIGVLLLAGNTSDAVGRRPVLLAGLVFAAASAVCFLAAEGLGWLYAGRLLSGLSAGLFTGAATVYVLELAPQGDASRATFVATAANMGGLGCGPLLAGVLAQYAAWPLYLPFAVHLALVAGSVAVLLWLPETVRERRPLSTVRPQRPGVPRGCGRCSGPRRPPRSWGSLCSGCSRRSVRRSSRNPSTCTTML from the coding sequence ATGGACGGTGAACGTCGAGGGTGGTACCCGTGCCTGCTCGGCGGGGCGGTGTTCGCCGTGTGCATGGCCGGCACCACGTTGCCGACCCCGCTCTACGGCCTCTACCAGGAGAAGTTCGGCTTCTCCGAGCTGATCGTGACCGTGGTGTACGCCGTGTACGCCTTCGGGGTCATCGGTGTGCTGCTCCTGGCGGGCAACACCTCCGATGCCGTGGGCAGGCGGCCGGTGCTGCTGGCGGGCCTCGTCTTCGCGGCGGCGAGCGCCGTCTGCTTCCTGGCCGCCGAGGGACTGGGCTGGCTGTACGCGGGCCGGCTGCTGTCGGGGCTGTCCGCCGGGCTCTTCACCGGGGCCGCCACGGTGTACGTGCTGGAGCTCGCACCGCAGGGCGATGCCTCCCGGGCCACGTTCGTGGCCACCGCCGCCAACATGGGCGGGCTGGGCTGCGGTCCGCTGCTCGCCGGAGTGCTCGCGCAGTACGCCGCCTGGCCGCTGTACCTGCCGTTCGCCGTCCACCTCGCGCTGGTGGCCGGCTCGGTGGCCGTCCTGCTGTGGCTGCCGGAGACCGTACGGGAGCGGCGGCCGCTGAGCACGGTGCGGCCGCAGCGGCCGGGAGTGCCCCGCGGGTGCGGGCGGTGTTCGGGCCCGCGGCGACCGCCTCGTTCGTGGGGTTCGCTCTGTTCGGGGTGTTCACGTCGGTCAGTCCGGCGTTCCTCGCGCAATCCCTCGACGTGCACGACCATGCTGTGA